A genome region from Phycisphaerae bacterium includes the following:
- the dnaJ gene encoding molecular chaperone DnaJ, with translation MAKRDYYEVLGVGKNASADEIKRAYRRMAMKYHPDKNPNDKDAEAKFKECAEAYEVLSDPDKRQRYDQFGHEGLRGAGVRDYSHMKWQDIGSIFEDMFGVDDFLGSVFGGGGRRSGRAGPARGYDLETSVELTLNDIAKGVERTIEFTRQDICPECNGTASAKGASPGRCPMCGGRGQVTSGGGFFQMVSTCRQCGGRGQVITNPCKNCKGTGRVPKKRIVNVKIPPGVHEGQGIRVAGEGEPGRVGGPRGDLYCYVGVKPHEFLHRDGNNVVAVVPISFTEAALGTTIEVPSLDGTKQLKIPPGTQYGSIFRIKGQGLPDVRTHRNGDQLVQIIIETPAKLNSKQQEMLKEFAKTEDKSAYPQSKGFFEKLKKYFGNN, from the coding sequence ATGGCAAAGCGGGATTATTATGAAGTTCTGGGGGTAGGCAAGAACGCTTCTGCCGACGAGATTAAGCGCGCATACCGCCGGATGGCGATGAAATATCATCCGGACAAAAATCCGAATGATAAGGATGCCGAGGCCAAGTTCAAGGAGTGCGCCGAGGCCTACGAAGTCTTAAGCGACCCCGATAAGCGTCAGCGATATGACCAGTTCGGCCACGAAGGCCTACGCGGCGCAGGCGTGCGCGACTATTCGCACATGAAGTGGCAGGATATCGGCAGCATCTTCGAAGATATGTTCGGCGTCGACGATTTTCTCGGTAGCGTCTTCGGCGGCGGGGGCAGAAGAAGCGGGCGAGCCGGTCCTGCCCGCGGATATGATCTGGAGACCTCCGTTGAGCTGACGCTTAACGATATCGCCAAAGGCGTCGAAAGGACCATCGAATTTACCCGCCAGGATATATGTCCGGAATGTAACGGCACGGCTTCTGCTAAGGGGGCGAGCCCCGGCCGGTGTCCTATGTGCGGCGGAAGAGGACAGGTAACAAGCGGAGGTGGATTTTTCCAGATGGTCTCAACCTGTCGGCAATGCGGCGGCAGAGGCCAGGTTATCACCAACCCCTGTAAAAACTGCAAAGGCACAGGAAGGGTGCCGAAAAAGCGCATTGTAAACGTTAAAATCCCCCCCGGCGTTCACGAAGGACAGGGAATTCGAGTCGCAGGCGAAGGCGAACCAGGCCGCGTGGGTGGGCCGAGAGGCGACCTGTATTGCTATGTCGGCGTAAAGCCGCATGAATTTCTGCATCGTGACGGAAACAACGTTGTAGCTGTTGTTCCTATAAGCTTTACCGAGGCCGCTCTCGGGACGACAATAGAGGTGCCGAGTCTGGATGGCACAAAGCAGTTAAAGATTCCCCCGGGCACGCAATACGGCAGCATCTTCAGGATAAAAGGCCAGGGTCTGCCGGATGTGCGGACGCACCGAAACGGCGACCAGCTTGTCCAGATTATTATCGAAACCCCCGCCAAGCTCAACTCTAAGCAGCAGGAAATGCTGAAAGAATTCGCCAAAACAGAAGATAAAAGCGCTTACCCCCAGTCTAAAGGGTTTTTCGAGAAACTGAAAAAGTATTTTGGTAATAACTGA
- the groL gene encoding chaperonin GroEL (60 kDa chaperone family; promotes refolding of misfolded polypeptides especially under stressful conditions; forms two stacked rings of heptamers to form a barrel-shaped 14mer; ends can be capped by GroES; misfolded proteins enter the barrel where they are refolded when GroES binds) has product MAKQLMFDDTARTHLKDGLSQLAKVVKVTLGPTGRNVILHKSWGSPKVTKDGVTVSKEVELPEPFKNMGAKMVNQVANKTSDEVGDGTTTSTVLAEAIYSEGLKYVTAGVNSIAIQRGISKAAEVVTKFIESVSVPVKGHSDIAKVATISANNNAQVGEILADAMDKVGEEGVIEVEEGKGMENELTVVEGMRFDKGYISPYFMTNPETLEAIFEDAYILLHEKKISNIREIIPLLEKIAQVAKPLVIISEDVEGEALAALVINRLQGVLKVCAVKAPGFGDRRKAMLSDIGVLTGGEVITEELGIKLEKIELSQLGQARKIIIGKETTTIIEGTGKKQGITARCDQIRNQIEKTTSNYDREKLQERLAKLTGGVAIIKAGAATETEMKERKDLLDDALHATRAATDEGVVAGGGVVFLRAIGKVQKAKANAKGDEKIGFDIVSDALKTPAMQIADNSGDHGDVIVEQLLEKLEKDENIGYDANTGQFVNMFKAGIIDPAKVARIALQSAASVAGLMLTTNVLVTDLKDKDEDPIPGAVR; this is encoded by the coding sequence ATGGCAAAGCAATTAATGTTCGACGATACAGCACGAACACACCTTAAAGACGGGCTGTCGCAATTGGCAAAAGTGGTGAAAGTTACCCTCGGCCCTACGGGCAGGAACGTAATCCTGCACAAAAGCTGGGGCTCGCCGAAAGTTACAAAAGATGGTGTCACCGTCAGCAAGGAAGTAGAGCTGCCGGAACCATTCAAGAATATGGGCGCAAAGATGGTCAACCAGGTCGCCAACAAGACCTCCGATGAGGTGGGCGACGGGACAACAACTTCAACCGTCCTGGCCGAAGCTATTTATTCCGAGGGTCTGAAGTATGTCACCGCCGGCGTAAATTCCATAGCTATCCAGAGAGGAATCAGTAAAGCGGCCGAAGTTGTTACGAAATTTATCGAATCGGTCAGCGTTCCGGTAAAAGGCCACAGCGACATTGCGAAAGTGGCAACTATCAGCGCAAACAATAACGCACAAGTCGGGGAAATCCTGGCTGATGCAATGGATAAAGTCGGCGAAGAAGGCGTCATCGAGGTCGAAGAGGGTAAGGGTATGGAAAACGAGCTGACCGTTGTCGAAGGTATGCGGTTCGATAAGGGCTACATATCCCCGTACTTTATGACCAATCCTGAAACGCTCGAAGCTATTTTCGAGGATGCCTATATCCTGCTGCATGAAAAGAAAATATCCAACATTCGTGAAATTATTCCCCTGCTCGAAAAAATCGCCCAGGTTGCTAAGCCGTTGGTGATTATCTCCGAAGACGTTGAGGGCGAAGCTTTGGCGGCGCTGGTTATTAATCGTCTGCAGGGCGTGTTGAAAGTCTGTGCGGTTAAGGCGCCGGGCTTCGGCGACCGCAGAAAAGCAATGCTGTCAGATATTGGTGTCCTCACAGGCGGAGAGGTAATCACCGAAGAGCTGGGGATAAAGCTCGAAAAAATTGAGCTTTCACAATTAGGGCAGGCCAGGAAAATTATTATAGGCAAGGAAACAACCACGATAATTGAAGGTACCGGCAAAAAGCAGGGTATAACTGCCCGCTGCGACCAGATTCGCAACCAAATCGAAAAAACAACCAGTAACTACGACCGTGAAAAACTGCAGGAGCGGCTTGCCAAACTCACCGGCGGTGTCGCCATTATCAAAGCAGGCGCTGCAACTGAAACGGAAATGAAAGAACGCAAAGACCTTCTCGACGATGCGCTTCACGCTACAAGAGCTGCAACGGACGAAGGCGTTGTCGCAGGCGGTGGTGTTGTGTTCCTTCGTGCCATCGGCAAAGTTCAGAAAGCCAAAGCAAATGCCAAGGGCGATGAGAAAATCGGCTTTGATATCGTAAGCGACGCCCTCAAAACGCCTGCAATGCAGATTGCGGATAACTCCGGCGACCATGGCGATGTGATTGTTGAACAGCTTCTCGAAAAACTGGAAAAAGATGAAAACATCGGCTACGACGCAAACACCGGGCAATTCGTCAATATGTTCAAGGCCGGAATTATCGACCCTGCAAAAGTCGCCAGAATCGCCTTGCAAAGCGCTGCTTCCGTAGCAGGATTGATGCTGACGACCAACGTGTTAGTAACCGACTTGAAAGATAAAGACGAAGACCCGATACCGGGAGCGGTTAGATAA
- the groES gene encoding co-chaperone GroES yields the protein MKLRPLDDRVVIKQSQAQEKTAGGIILPDTAKEKPQIGKIIAVGPGKLLDDGKRGKMSVKKNDEVIYARYIGSEIDIDGDKFVVLHESDILGIIEK from the coding sequence ATGAAACTGAGACCTTTGGATGACAGAGTAGTAATAAAACAATCGCAAGCGCAAGAAAAAACCGCCGGCGGTATTATTCTGCCGGATACTGCGAAGGAAAAACCTCAAATCGGAAAAATAATTGCTGTCGGACCGGGCAAGCTGCTCGATGACGGCAAACGAGGCAAGATGAGCGTTAAGAAAAATGATGAGGTCATTTACGCCAGATACATAGGAAGTGAAATCGATATTGACGGAGACAAATTCGTAGTTCTGCATGAAAGCGATATTCTGGGAATTATTGAGAAGTGA
- the groL gene encoding chaperonin GroEL (60 kDa chaperone family; promotes refolding of misfolded polypeptides especially under stressful conditions; forms two stacked rings of heptamers to form a barrel-shaped 14mer; ends can be capped by GroES; misfolded proteins enter the barrel where they are refolded when GroES binds), protein MAVKELAFESDARSALLAGAEKLAAAVKSTLGPRGRCAILDKGWGGPTVTKDGVTVAEEIELIDKNENLGAKLVREAASKTSKVAGDGTTTATVLAEAMFKEAYRNLAAGADAMSLARGMQKCAKVIVEKLKSLAKPVDISKRTDIVNVASISANNDTAIGNKMADAFQQVGKDGVITVEEGKSLDTTVDFVEGMQFDRGYLSPHFVTDAENMTCELEKPYILIYEDKINNVAKLVPLLEKIAKSKRPMLIIAEDVEGEALATLVVNKLRGVLQVAAVKAPGYGDRRKAMLEDIAVLTGAEPIFKDLGIEMENISIKQLGQAKKITIDNDNTIIVEGAGSEDAVSGRIRQIQSEIETTTSDYDREKLQERLARLTGGVAQINVGAASEAEMKEIKARIEDALHATRAAIEEGIVPGGGVALIRCIDAVKKLKLEGDEQTGADIVSKALTTPCYWIAANAGATANLVVNKVAEGKGGFGYNADTDTYEDLFDAGIVDPAKVTRIALENAVSIAVLLLTTDCLITEKPKDKDDAPAMPPGGMGGMGGMGGMGGMGGMGGMGGMGMM, encoded by the coding sequence ATGGCAGTTAAAGAGTTGGCATTCGAATCTGACGCAAGGTCTGCTCTGCTGGCGGGGGCGGAAAAGTTGGCGGCAGCAGTCAAATCAACGCTTGGGCCGAGAGGCCGATGCGCTATCCTTGATAAAGGCTGGGGCGGGCCAACGGTAACCAAAGACGGCGTAACGGTGGCCGAAGAAATCGAGCTTATAGACAAAAACGAAAACCTCGGGGCCAAACTCGTAAGAGAGGCAGCAAGCAAAACCTCAAAAGTGGCCGGCGACGGGACTACTACGGCGACGGTACTTGCTGAAGCGATGTTCAAAGAGGCATATCGAAATCTTGCGGCAGGGGCCGATGCAATGTCTTTGGCACGCGGTATGCAAAAATGCGCCAAGGTGATAGTAGAGAAACTGAAATCGCTGGCAAAGCCGGTGGATATCAGCAAGAGAACCGACATTGTCAACGTCGCATCGATATCCGCCAACAACGATACCGCGATAGGCAATAAAATGGCCGATGCGTTTCAGCAGGTCGGCAAAGATGGCGTAATTACCGTTGAAGAAGGCAAGAGTCTCGATACGACTGTTGACTTCGTCGAGGGTATGCAGTTCGATCGTGGCTACCTTTCGCCGCATTTCGTGACCGATGCGGAGAATATGACCTGCGAGCTGGAAAAACCATACATATTGATTTATGAGGACAAGATAAACAACGTGGCCAAGCTTGTGCCGCTGCTTGAGAAGATTGCAAAGAGCAAAAGGCCGATGCTGATTATCGCCGAAGATGTCGAGGGCGAAGCATTGGCCACGCTGGTGGTCAATAAACTAAGAGGGGTGCTGCAGGTCGCGGCGGTGAAAGCGCCGGGCTACGGCGACCGCAGAAAAGCAATGCTCGAGGATATTGCTGTTCTGACGGGGGCGGAGCCGATTTTCAAGGATTTGGGAATCGAGATGGAGAATATCAGCATCAAACAGTTAGGACAGGCCAAAAAGATAACCATCGATAACGATAATACAATCATTGTCGAAGGTGCAGGTAGCGAAGATGCAGTCAGCGGCAGAATCAGGCAAATCCAGAGCGAAATAGAAACGACAACCAGCGATTACGACCGCGAGAAACTGCAGGAAAGATTAGCCAGGCTGACCGGCGGCGTTGCTCAAATCAATGTCGGCGCAGCGAGCGAAGCGGAAATGAAAGAAATAAAGGCGCGGATAGAAGATGCGCTTCATGCCACAAGAGCAGCTATTGAAGAGGGTATCGTACCGGGCGGCGGCGTGGCACTTATTCGGTGCATTGATGCGGTAAAGAAATTAAAACTCGAAGGTGATGAGCAAACCGGAGCAGATATAGTATCAAAGGCTCTAACGACGCCTTGCTACTGGATTGCCGCGAACGCCGGGGCAACGGCGAACCTGGTAGTTAATAAAGTCGCCGAAGGCAAAGGCGGCTTCGGGTATAACGCCGATACAGACACATATGAAGATCTTTTCGACGCCGGCATTGTTGACCCTGCAAAGGTGACACGCATCGCACTGGAAAACGCGGTGAGCATAGCCGTGCTGCTGCTGACTACGGATTGTCTCATTACCGAGAAGCCCAAAGATAAAGATGACGCTCCGGCAATGCCTCCGGGAGGTATGGGCGGCATGGGTGGCATGGGCGGCATGGGCGGCATGGGCGGTATGGGCGGCATGGGTGGTATGGGTATGATGTAA